One part of the Zymomonas mobilis subsp. pomaceae ATCC 29192 genome encodes these proteins:
- a CDS encoding cytochrome c has translation MMIRPFFRHLASVAGFCLSLPAIASAQVSSPPHTSSQSDVKTTASEGLTNDSNTILKRGDYLARAGDCLACHRGASLTAPLYAGGFAIASPMGTIISPNISPSKTSGIGNYSEQEFARAIRKGIRKDGAYLYPAMPYTAYAGLTDQDVHALYTYFMQGVAPVDQKPAATTKLAFPFNIRLLMSGWNLLFLHDGPFKNNPKVSDQINRGRYLVDNLAHCSTCHSPRNFFMAESRRRYMTGALVSGWYAPNITPDETGGIGSWSEEEIATYLNTGHVAGKAQAAGNMAEAIEYSLRFLSAADVHAMAAYLKTITPQDHSGTRQSRFSFGTQESADPVLIEPITSRTAQAMTDSSSTDGQMLYMNACASCHGRDGQGTADHFYPSLNHNSATGGITANNLIMAILNGVSRKTNDETVGMPAYAGELKDDQIVAVSNYVLDRFGNKAIAHVTASEVADLRANKSAPALLMKLMPWFLSGAGFFILVVILLGCLRLRKHSA, from the coding sequence ATGATGATCAGGCCATTTTTTCGCCATCTGGCGTCCGTAGCAGGATTCTGTTTGTCGCTTCCGGCTATAGCTTCAGCTCAGGTCAGCAGTCCTCCCCATACTTCCAGTCAATCTGACGTCAAAACAACAGCCTCGGAGGGCCTTACGAATGACTCAAATACAATCTTAAAACGTGGAGATTACTTAGCTAGGGCAGGGGATTGTTTGGCCTGTCATCGAGGTGCATCCTTAACAGCACCGCTTTATGCGGGGGGATTTGCCATTGCTTCGCCGATGGGAACGATCATCTCCCCTAATATTAGTCCTTCTAAAACATCGGGCATTGGTAATTATAGTGAACAGGAATTCGCACGGGCCATCCGAAAAGGTATCCGAAAGGACGGTGCTTATCTCTATCCGGCTATGCCCTATACGGCCTATGCGGGCTTGACGGATCAAGATGTCCATGCCCTTTATACTTATTTTATGCAGGGCGTTGCCCCTGTCGATCAGAAACCGGCAGCAACCACTAAATTGGCCTTTCCTTTTAATATCCGATTGCTGATGTCTGGCTGGAATTTACTCTTTCTTCACGATGGACCCTTTAAAAATAACCCCAAAGTAAGTGATCAAATAAATCGTGGTCGCTATCTCGTAGATAATTTAGCCCATTGCAGTACCTGCCATTCACCCCGAAATTTTTTTATGGCAGAGTCTCGTCGTCGTTATATGACGGGCGCGCTCGTCAGCGGTTGGTATGCGCCTAATATTACGCCGGATGAAACCGGGGGTATTGGTAGCTGGAGCGAAGAAGAAATCGCTACTTATTTGAATACTGGCCATGTCGCGGGCAAGGCACAGGCGGCTGGCAATATGGCGGAAGCCATTGAATACAGTCTTCGCTTTCTATCGGCTGCTGATGTGCACGCTATGGCCGCTTACCTGAAGACTATCACTCCGCAAGATCATAGCGGCACCAGACAATCCCGTTTCAGCTTCGGCACCCAAGAATCGGCTGATCCCGTTCTGATTGAACCTATCACCAGCCGCACAGCGCAGGCGATGACGGATTCATCCTCTACCGATGGACAAATGCTTTACATGAATGCTTGTGCTAGCTGTCATGGACGGGATGGGCAGGGTACGGCCGATCATTTTTATCCTTCACTTAATCATAATAGTGCAACGGGTGGGATTACGGCCAATAATCTGATTATGGCTATTTTAAATGGTGTCTCCCGTAAGACAAATGATGAAACGGTTGGGATGCCCGCCTATGCAGGTGAGCTGAAGGATGATCAAATTGTTGCCGTCTCTAACTATGTGCTTGATCGTTTTGGCAATAAAGCGATTGCCCATGTGACCGCTTCAGAGGTCGCGGATTTAAGAGCTAATAAGAGCGCACCAGCGCTTCTTATGAAATTGATGCCCTGGTTTTTATCGGGGGCTGGTTTCTTTATTTTGGTTGTCATTTTGTTGGGCTGTTTGCGTTTGAGAAAACATTCCGCTTAA
- a CDS encoding GMC family oxidoreductase, with amino-acid sequence MEYDADVIVIGSGALGNNAAYELARQGKSVIILEAGEAIPRWKITENFRTSPRKINYNDPYPNAPSAPTSFAKDYIENTGSFNYLPGMLKLVGGTTWHWAACAWRYLPNDMKLQSLYGQGRDWPISYDDLEPYYCRAEEAIGVSGRADEDQSGQGGKFFPPRSKDYPMPADAVTYMSSRMIDRLGKIGYRFIQEPSARPTNQPYDGRPACSGNNNCMPVCPIGSMYSGDVHARHAVTAGVKLLTNATAFKLEKGSGNKIEAVHYRSRKGEDKKLTARYFIVAAHGFETPKLLLMSDVANTSDQVGRNIMDHNGLAIQFLSDEPLWAGRGTVEEACIVNMRDGLHRRHYAASKHNIGNASPNMPVAERLIAQGFFGKELDARIRHDAARWVDISSMLETIPLPTNRVIPHPTKRDALGLPTLSIHYDVPAYTEAAKAIIMNDYRRIATGMNGTIINEVSAWQNHDHIMGSVIMGNNPSDSVVNGECRSHDHPNLFLATTGVIPAAGVVNPTLTGIALSIRIADTIAREV; translated from the coding sequence GGAATATGACGCCGATGTCATTGTGATCGGTTCAGGTGCCCTAGGCAATAATGCGGCTTACGAGTTAGCTCGTCAGGGAAAGTCGGTTATTATTCTTGAAGCGGGAGAGGCCATTCCACGTTGGAAGATCACTGAAAATTTTCGGACATCTCCCCGCAAAATAAATTACAATGACCCCTATCCGAACGCACCCTCAGCACCGACTTCTTTTGCCAAGGATTATATCGAGAATACGGGATCTTTTAACTATCTTCCCGGTATGCTGAAATTGGTAGGCGGAACTACTTGGCATTGGGCGGCCTGTGCATGGCGCTATCTGCCAAATGATATGAAGCTACAAAGCCTTTACGGTCAAGGTCGGGATTGGCCAATATCTTATGATGATCTTGAGCCTTATTATTGTCGAGCAGAAGAGGCGATCGGTGTTTCTGGACGCGCAGATGAAGATCAAAGTGGGCAGGGTGGTAAATTTTTCCCGCCAAGATCGAAAGATTATCCCATGCCGGCGGATGCTGTTACCTATATGAGTAGCCGAATGATCGATCGTCTGGGGAAGATCGGTTATCGTTTTATTCAAGAGCCTTCTGCACGTCCGACCAACCAGCCCTATGATGGACGACCCGCTTGTTCTGGTAATAACAACTGTATGCCCGTTTGCCCCATCGGCTCTATGTATAGTGGCGACGTCCATGCGCGCCATGCCGTGACAGCGGGTGTCAAATTGTTGACCAACGCCACGGCTTTTAAATTAGAAAAAGGAAGCGGTAATAAGATTGAAGCGGTTCATTATCGTAGTAGAAAAGGGGAAGATAAAAAGCTGACAGCGCGCTATTTTATCGTTGCCGCTCATGGTTTTGAGACCCCTAAATTATTACTGATGTCTGATGTTGCCAATACCTCTGATCAGGTAGGGCGGAACATCATGGATCATAATGGTCTGGCTATTCAGTTTTTATCTGATGAACCCTTATGGGCGGGGCGCGGCACCGTTGAAGAAGCCTGTATTGTTAATATGCGGGATGGCTTGCATCGTCGCCATTATGCAGCCTCAAAACACAATATCGGCAATGCTTCTCCTAATATGCCTGTGGCAGAAAGATTAATTGCCCAAGGCTTTTTTGGAAAAGAACTTGATGCGCGTATTCGTCACGATGCTGCCCGTTGGGTTGATATTTCCTCCATGCTGGAAACCATACCTCTACCGACTAATCGGGTGATACCTCATCCTACCAAGCGCGACGCATTGGGGCTACCGACCTTATCTATTCATTATGACGTGCCTGCTTATACCGAGGCCGCCAAAGCCATAATTATGAATGATTATCGACGTATCGCGACTGGAATGAACGGCACTATCATCAATGAAGTCAGTGCATGGCAAAATCATGACCATATTATGGGGTCGGTTATCATGGGGAATAATCCTTCCGATTCCGTGGTGAATGGAGAATGCCGTAGCCACGATCATCCTAATCTTTTCTTGGCAACTACTGGCGTCATTCCTGCTGCTGGCGTTGTTAATCCGACCCTTACCGGTATCGCCTTATCTATTCGTATCGCCGATACTATTGCACGTGAAGTATAA